A window of Bacteroidota bacterium genomic DNA:
GCATTTGACTAAAATCCAAATCAGCAACATCGTTGCTTAATTCAAACATTTATTAATCTATAAAATCGTAGAACGATGGCACACAAAAAAGGAGTTGGTAGTTCTAAGAACGGTAGAGAATCGGAAAGTAAACGTCTTGGAGTTAAGATTTTCGGTGGTCAAGCTGCAGTAGCTGGTAACATTATCGTTCGCCAGAGAGGTACAACACACAACCCGG
This region includes:
- the rpmA gene encoding 50S ribosomal protein L27; protein product: MAHKKGVGSSKNGRESESKRLGVKIFGGQAAVAGNIIVRQRGTTHNPGENVGMGKDHTLFALVDGVVTFKKKRNNRSYVSVQPFAEGEA